The window GAGTACGCCCGCACCATCATCCCGATGCCCACCGCTGCTGAAACACCGACGCCATCGGTGGGGTTGCTCAGCGGCTTTCGCGGTCTGTTTTACCTGAACGTCTATCGCGATCAGGACTACCGCGAACGCACGCAAAAACTCGGGCCGATTCCGCTGCTCACCGCCGAGGAGTTTCACAGCTGCATTACCGAGTTCCAGTACTTGAATCTGGGCTCGTCGGCCAGTCGTACCGACATCGCACCCGGCATTGTGGTCGATACGCTGGCGTTCGACTGCGTCAAAAGCAGCGGCTGGGAAACCAAGCGTTATCTGCTGATCGATTCGCGCGCACCCGGTACACCGTTGCTGGCGCTGGGGCGGATTCGCAACGATCACCTGCTGTCGTTCCAGCCATTGCAGGACACTCCGGCAGCAGTGCTCGACACCTGGCTAAAAGGCGTCGAAGGCGCCCGGGGCGCCCGGGGCGCCATGCGCTACCAAGTACCCGACGCCCCGCTGAGCATTGAAGTCGACCCCAAACCTTACCTGGCCGGCGACGGCGCGCTAGAGCTGTGGGAACTGCACCGACAACTGAGCCAGGCCAGTGACAAAGGCCCGGGGCTGAAGAAAGTCGATGAGCTGTTTTTGAATCAGGACTTTCGGCGGATCGGTGCCGATCAGCCGGAATTCATCGGCCAGCTCAATGACATTGCCTACTGGAAAAGCCAACTGGCGCCGGACGAGGGTTCACGGCAATGGCTGCTGGAAGTCGTACGCCGCGCGCCACAACGCATTCCGGTGTATCTCAACCTCGCGGATCAGGCCTGGCAGTACTATGAAAAGGCACCGACCTACACCACCCAATACGCATTGGCGCAGGAGTATTACCGGATCTACTGCGGGCTGCGTCTGCAACGGAATCTGAGTGTTCCCGAGCGTGTTTTGCAAAATCTCGGCCTCACCCAGGCCGACCCGCAAGCCTGCCAGGCGCAATGGCCCTTGATCGAGGCCGTCGACAATCAGGACGAGCCGCGCGTGCGGCAGTTGCTCGACAGCGGCCTGCAAGCCAAAACCCTCGGCGAGGACGGCCGCAGTGCCTTGTTGCATGCACTGGATGCGCCGAACTTCGCCATCGCCCGCCTGCTGCTCGAACGCGGCGCCGAAACCCACGGCATCAACGGCAGCGAGCCGCTGGTGATGCAGGCACTGAACAAGGACCTCAAGGCTGACAAGGATCCGCAGCAAGCCCAGCGCACGCAGTTCCTGCTCAACGCCGGTGCCGCCATCGACGAGCCCGATGCGCGCGGCAAGACCCTGCTGATGCAGCGAGCATCGGCCAAGGATGAAGAGGTGTTCAACTGGCTGTTCAAGCACCCGCAAAACCTGGATTTGCGGGAAAGCGAGGAACAGCGAACCGCGCTGTACGAAGCGATTTACCGCAACAACTATCCGGCGGCAAAACGTCTTGTTGACGCCGGGGCGCAGTTGAATTTTCTCTATCCTTCCGGACGTTGCTACAAGGGTGACCGCCTGGATTCGGTGCTCTATCTGCTGGCAAGCCAGGCCCCGAGAAGCAACATCGACAAAGAACTCGACCATCAGCAGATGCTCGGGCTGTTCACGCTGATGCTGGAAAAAGGCGCCGATCCGACGCTGGGAAATGATTGCAGCGGGGATGCCTACAGCAAATTGCGCAAGGTGCTAGAGCAACGCGAGCGACCGGATTGGCTGGCGGCGCTTGACCGTCATCAAGCCACGACGGATAAAAACGCAAGCCGTCCCTGAATGTATATGGCGCCCCGTAAAGGGGCGCTTCGGCCTTTGACGGGGCGATTTGCGGTCAGACTTTTTGGCCAGATCGATCCCCTTTTGGCCTTTCCTGCCGTTCTCCGAATCGCATTGCACCGCAACACTGGGCGCAACCGAATCAGCCCTGCGGAGAACAACAAATGCTGACGATCTACTCGGACGATCATCACCTGCACCATGGCCGCTGCGAATTGATCGACGGCCAGCTCAAGCCGTGTTTCGAGATGCCGTCGCGCGCCGACCATGTACTGCAACGTGTGCAGAACCAGCACCTGGGGCCGGTCGAGGCACCGAAGGATTTTGGCCTTGAACCGATCGCGCGCATCCACAGCCGCGACTACCTCGACTTTTTCAAAGGTGCATGGGCGCGCTGGACCGAATTCAACACCGACGGCGATCTGCTGCCCTACACCTGGCCGGCGCGCACCTTGCGCGCGATCAAACCGACCAGCCTGCATGGTCAGCTGGGTTACTACAGCTTCGACGGCGGCGCGCCGATCACCGCCGGCACCTGGCAAGCGGCGTACAGCGCAGCGCAGGTCGCACTGACCGCGCAAGCGGCCATTCAACATGGCGCACGCAGTGCCTTTGCATTGTGTCGGCCACCGGGACACCACGCGGCCAGCGATTTGATGGGTGGTTATTGCTACCTCAACAACGCTGCCATTGCTGCGCAGGCGTTTCTCGATCAGGGCCACCAAAAGGTTGCGATCCTCGACGTCGACTATCACCACGGCAACGGCACGCAGTCGATTTTCTATGAGCGCAGCGACGTGTTGTTCACCTCGATCCACGGTCACCCGGAAGCGGAGTTTCCGTTCTTTCTCGGCTATGACGATGAGCGCGGCGAAGGGGCCGGTGAGGGTTTCAATTTCAACTATCCGTTGCCGGCCGGATCGGGCTGGGATGTCTGGAGCGCGGCGCTGGACCAGGCCTGCAACGAGATCGACCGCTACGGCGCCGACATCATTGTCGTGTCGCTCGGTGTCGATACATTCAAGGACGATCCGATCTCGCAATTCAAACTCGACAGCCCGGACTACCTGGCGATGGGCAAACGCATTGCCGCCCTGGGCAAACCCACGCTGTTCGTCATGGAAGGCGGTTATGCCGTGGAGGAAATCGGCATTAACGCCGTGAACGTACTGGAAGGTTTTGAAAGCGCTCAGTAAGCAAACCCTCGCCAGAGACCCGCATTCGCGGGTCTTTTTTTGCCTGCAATCTGTATGTACCGCACACCGGCGGCCCGCGACTTTTACCTTGCCCTGACCCGGCGCCATTTGGCGCGCCGCCCTTGTCAGAGCAGGAATTACCCATGCCCGAAATCTCCTTGCCCAGCGCCGTTGATGTGCTGACGCAACTGGTGACCGGTCCGTCGCTGCGGGAAGTCGCCACCCAGGCTTTGCGCCCAGAGCTCAAGACCTTGTATCCGAACCTGAATATCGATCCGCAATTGGCGATGGTCGTGACCCCGACCTGGATCGTCAAAGACGACCGCGTCGTCAGCGGCGGCGATCAGGTCGAGTCCCTGACCGACGTGCTGGTGCGGCTCGGCCTGTCCGGTACCACCGTCACGTATCTGGACGATGAACACTTTCTGACCCTGCACCCCGGCAGCGAGTCCGCGTTCCAGTTGCCCGTGGAAGTCGACGCCCTCGCCAGCTTGCTCAACGAACTCGCGCCGCTGCTGTTCGTGGCGTACCGGGAACAACAGGTTGATTACTGGAACCGACATACCTCTCCCGCACACCCGCGCTGGTATCAACTGTCGGATGCTTTGCGCAACCTGTGGAATGTCGACGCGAGTCTGGGCTGGGACGCGGATCAGCAAGCCATGGCTCACGCCGTGTTCCGTCACCCCGACAAGCACCAGCGGCTGTCCGGCGACAAGTACAAGACCCGCGCCTGCCTGATCGACCTGGATCAGGGTGACGGTGAAAAGCGCACCCATGTACACGTTCTCGATACCGCCGTGCTGGTCGGTACCCATGAAAAGCGCACGCTGATCGTGACCCATTCGCTGGTGAATGGTTTCCGCCGTTTCGATTCGATGGAGGCGCTGGGTGATGCCCTGCCGCGTCGCTATCGTGAGAACACCGCCGCCGGTGACCTGCACTGGCGGTTGTTTGAGCCCGACGGCAACTTCTTCGATCATCAGGCTTGCACGCTGATCGCTCTGGAGGCCGATGCCCTTGGCGAGATCAACTTCTTCGCAGGCTCGACCCTCAATAACCTCTTTCCCCATAACGGCACGGCCGGCGATCACTCAGAGCCGGCGCCACGCCTCAAACCTCACGTCGACCGTCTGCAACCGATGCTGCCGTCCTGGCTCGACAACGCCAATGCGGCCGATCAGACCAGCTTCAGCCGACACCTGCTGGACCTGACCGTGGTGCAGCACCAGAACGCCGGCAAATCGTTTCAGAGTGAAGTGGCCAGCCTCGACACTTTTACCCGCGAAGCGCTGACCCGGCAGATCCGCAAGGATCATCCCAAGGCCGGCGAGGTAAAAATCGATGAGATCGAGATCAGCATCACCAGCCTGGATGTCTGGGGCACGTTTGTCGTGCCGTTCAACAGCGAGAACCAGACGTTCTCGTTGAGCGAACTGACGCTGCAAAACCTCGAAGGGATGCCGCTGGGCAACAAAACCGTGCGTTACAGGGACGGCAGCGCCTTGCCGGACTGGCTCACCGTGGCCTATGTGGAAAAACTGGTCACCACCGTCAACATCGGCAAAACCTATCCGGCGTACCTGCAGAAGCTCCTGGTCGACGATAGCGTCCAGGCATCGGCCCTGCAGAAGTTATATGTCCGTCAGTTGCCGATCGAACTGCCGATGCTGGCGCTGCAGCACAAGATTCGTGGCGAGGCCGGCATTGACGAGCAAGGTTACCGCTACCTGTTGGCCGCCCTCGGTGACAGCGCCGAGGACCGTGTAGTCGACGGGCAGGAAATCATCATCAGCCCCCTGGCGTTCAATGCCCACCACATCAGCTCAAGGGCCGACACCGTGGTCAACATGTTTGTCATCGGCCCGCGTCAGACCGACAAGGGTCCTTATCTGCTTTATCGACCCCTGTTCGAAAAACCGTTGATCCAGTACCCCAGTCGCACCAATCTGCTCTATGCGATCAAGCACTCGCGACTGCTGCGCGAGTCGGTGCTCGCCTGGTTGCCGGATGATGTTCGTTTCAACTACAGCCAGTACGTGTTCCCGGCCAAGATGCCGTCGGTGTGGGTCATTCCTCAAGCAGTGGTCAATCCCGTCACTGCCGTCGACATGCTCGGTGTCGCCCAGTTGCACACCCGCGCGATCACCGACGATGTCCTGCAGACGCTGCACAAAGCCAACGTCGAGGCCATCCTCACTCAGGCCGACCGCCAGACGGTCTCCAACGCCGAAGCACGCTGGGCCTCGGTAAAACACGGCGGCTGGATGCTGTTCAACGCCGCCCTGCCGTTCCTCGGGCGGGGCATCAGTACCGCCGCCTGGATCTGGCAGATCCTCGACGATTTGCAGGAAGTCAGCGATGGCGCAAATCAGCCGACCGGCAAGATCGCCTGGACCGCGCTCGCCGATATCCTGCTGGCGCTCGGCATGGTGCTGGCCCACCGCGCTGCCGTCGGCAAGGCGCCCCGGCGCGAAATCATCAGCGCGGCGGAAACGGCAGAACGGTTGCTGCCAACAGTTGTTCCCGAAGTCGTCAAACCGGTGCGGCTGCCAGACGTTACAACCCTCGAACTGCCGGTCGGCCATGACACATCGCTCAATGCGAGCGTTGCATTGGCGCGTTCAGGCCCCAGTCTTGAGTCACTGCTCGACAGCCTGAAAACCACAAAGCCCAAAGACCTCGGCACTGCAACCACCGAAGGCCTGCATCGGCACCTCTTTGCTCACCAGAAAAAATGGTACGCCCCCGTCGGCAAACGCTGGTTCGAGGTGCAACTTAACGACAACGGCGATGTGCAAATCATCGATTCGCATCAAGTGCCCACACGTACTGGGCCTTTGCTGACCGTTACCGCCGGCGGGCGATGGGTCATCGATCTGCGGTTGCGTCTGCGCGGCGGCGCGCTGCGCAGTCGTATCGCGCAAGCACGCCTGGAAAAACAACAGAAGCTGGCTCAGTTGAAGAGTGACATCAGCGCGTTCGATCTGACGATGCAACCCAAGCAGGACACACTGGCCGATTTCCATACAGCCTTGCTTGAGGCACTGCCGGAAAAAGTAGAGGAGACCCGCAAGCAGTACCTCGACACCCTTGAATCGCAACTCAGCGAGTACACGGCCCACATCGACCAGCTCAAGGCACTGAACCTGGCGGAGCCGGTACCCAACTACCGCACGGCGATGATCGACCGGCTGACCATGCAAATGTTTTTGTGCCACTCCTGGTTTATCGAACGCAATCTCGATTACAGCACTACCCTGACGGCGACGACGGACCTGTTCGATCACAACGCGACGGCGCAAGCAGACCATGTCGCGGCCTTCGAAAAATTGAACGAGCTGACCGGCAAGTTCATTGCGAAGCTGGAGTTTGCCCACACGCGCTTCGATGAACTGAAACTGCTTGGCAAAGAAGGTGTCGAGACCCAACGCCGTTACCAGGCCAAGCTCCCCGCTTATGAAATCAACGACCTGAAAATGCTCGAGATCAGCCTGGCGCAGAGACTCTGTCTCAAGGCGGGTCCGCCAGAAAGCGCGGCTGACGCCAGAATTGCCCTGGAAGACGTGATTGAAGATGCCGCACTCAACATCCAGAGTTCGATGGACCTGAGCACTGATGAAAACCTGGACAACCTCGCCGAACGAATAGAAGCCACGAGCAATCTGGCCGAACAATTTACCGCCATCGACCAGCGCTTTGTCGACCTGCTCGTCGAGTACCCCGAACACTTTCAGCCCGAGCGGATGGCGCAAGTGCGCAAGCAGATCAATGCATTCAGCGAAGCCACGGTGAACAGGCTGGGCAACCTGTTGCGCGACCAACTCCTGCTGGGGCCGAAGCCCGGCCCCTCACGCCCCAGGACAAACTTCGGCAAAAAAATCATCAAGACCCGCTACAAAGGCACGCTTGTCGGTGAAGTCCGAAAAAGCGCCGATGGCCAGGACACTGACCTGGTGGACGTGCGAGCGAAAGTATCGGGCAGACTCATCGCCACGTTTCATGAAAAAACGCCCGGGGAGTGGGTCGAGCGAGTTACACCGAAGACATCGCCAACCCCGTCCAGGCCGAATCTGAAAAACAGTCTTGCCGTGGGACAAACCTTGATCGACGACCTGCCCGCGTTCCACAAGCGAACCGATGGCCATATCAAACGCGCCAAACGCATACCGGCCGAAGCTGAATCGCTCTACCAAGTGCATGCCGTGACTCTGCGCAGCGCCAGAGAGGCCATCGATCAGGCCTTGATCGCCAGCAACGAGACCGCAGATCGTGTGGCGTCCACGCTGGTGGACGCGCTCGACAGCGCAGCGGCAGCGCTCGATAAAAAGGGCCGAAAAACCCGGATTACCTTGATCAAACAGCAGCCGCCGACGGCCGCCCATGTTCAATGGCTGAACAATGTCGGTGAAGTGAAAATCAGCAAAACCGTTTCTCGCCGCCGCCTCAAAGGCCCTAAAGACTTTCTCGATGAATATGAAATCAGCGACGCCAGAACCGGCGCAGCGTTGTGGTACGCGCACATTCACTATGACAACGCCACCGCCCCGGCCACCGCGTCGACGGCTCGCCATATGAAAACCCTGGAGCAGCGGCGCCTTGGCGGTGCCTACGACATGCGCAACCTGAGCAATCAGGAACTCATCAAAATTCACCGCAGCGCGATGACGCCTAAATTGGCCGAAGAGCTGTTTTTCCCTCCTGCCAAGCCTGCTGCAACCGCGTCAGTGCTGCCCTGATTGCAGGTTCGGGCACAGCGGCAAAGCCCAGGACCAGACCGGCGCGCTGATCGGAAGCGGTCGATGAATCGGGCAGCCAGTAATGGCTCAAACCGTTGATTTCCACATCCACGCGGGCAGCCTGTTCAATCAGTTGCTGCTCGCGGGCGATGCTCTCTACCGGCACGGTCAGGTGCAGTCCGGCAGACACTGCGGGCAATTTACCCACGCCGGCAATGCCCGTCGGCCAGCCGTCGAGCAACGCATTGCGACGGCTGAGCGCAGCGCGGCGCATGCGCCGGATATGCCGCTGGAAATGCCCGGCGGCCATGAACTCGGCCATCACCGCTTGGGTGCTCACCTCGGAATGCCGGACGTCCACCGCCCGGCGTTGCGAGAACGCGTCCACCAGCCCCGGTGGCAGCACCAGATAACCAAGGCGCAACGCCGGGAAGGCGACTTTGCCGAAGGTGCCGACATACAACACCCGTCCCTGGCGATCGAGTGCCGCCAAAGGTGCCAAGGGCGCACCGGTATAGCGGTACTCGCCATCGTAATCGTCCTCGACGATCCAGCCTTGGGTCCGTTCGGCCCAGGCGAGCAATTCCAGACGTCGCGCCAGACTCATCACCACCCCTGTCGGGTATTGATGGGAGGGCGTCACGTACGCCACGCGACAATCACTGGCCGCCGATAACGCCGCGCAATCGATGCCTTCTTCATCCACGGCGATACCGCGCAAGCGGCCCCCTGCCACAGCGAAGGCATGACCCGCCGCGCGGTAACCGGGATTTTCGATGCCAACGCCGTCACCCGGCGCCACCAGCAGCTGTGCACAAAGGCTGATGCCCTGTTGCGCGCCACTGGTGATCACAATTTGTTCAGCCGTGCACTGCAAACCGCGTGAGCTGCGCAAATAAGCCGCAATCAAGCTGCGCAAGCGCGCATCACCGGCAGGATCGCCGTAGCACAGTTGCTGAAGATCCGGTTTGCGCCAGAAAGCCGCGTTGAGCTTGGCCCAGACGTCGAACGGGAACAGATCAAAGGCCGGGACGCCCACTCGAAATGCGCGTGGCGGGCCACTCGGAGGACGAGCCAAATGGTTGTTCTGGACCCGACTCATTGCGTCGCTGTGGATAACTTTGCTGGATGGATCAACAGGTAAATCCAGCCAATTTGTGGATAAGGCTGTGGGTAAGCCTGTTGAAAACCCTGTGGATACTTTTGTGGATAGTTTTTTATCCAAAGACGCGGTCTGGGGTAATTGAGCGACGTAGGTGCCATCCCCGACTTTGCCCTCGATAAAGCCTTCGGCATACAGCTGATCGTAGGCCCGCACCACGCTGTTGCGGGAAATACCCAAGGCCAGCGCCAGATCGCGACTGGCCGGCAATCGTGTACCGCTGGCCAGACGGCCGTCGAGCACACGCAAGCGCAACGCCTGGTAGAGCTGACGAGTCAGGCCCTGACGGCGGTCGAGCTCGATTCCGGCCGGATTGAAGGGCATGGACAACGTGGTGGCATCAGGCATGGCAATGGACCTATGAAATTGGTCATCAATGGCTCTTACAACAGACCAATAGCCTGCCTACGATGCAGGCATTCGCCAAGGGAAATATCTCCATGTATACGCCGCGCGCCTTTGCCATCGACGAGTTGTCGCAACTCCACGAACTGATCCTCGCCACCCGCCTCGCCATTCTCGTGACCCACGGCGAAAACGGTCTGCAGGCCAGTCATGTCCCCGTGCTGCTGCATTGCGAGCAAGGCGAAAATGGCACGCTGTACGGGCATCTGGCCAAGGCCAATCCGCAGTGGAAAGACCTGCGCGACGGCGCCGAAGCCATGCTGATTTTTGCCGGTCCCGACGCCTACGTCAGCCCGGGCTTTTATCCGAGCAAGGCCGAACACGGCAGAGTCGTGCCGACCTGGAACTACATCGCTGTGCACGCCTACGGCCATGCCGAAACCTTCAGCGATGGCGGGCGACTGCTCGACATCGTCAGCACCCTCACCGACCGCCACGAAGCGGGCCGCGCGCAGCCATGGAAAGTCGACGACGCCCCCGCCGACTACATCGACGGGATGCTCAAGGCCATCGTCGGTTTCGCCATTCCCATCGACCGGCTGGAGGGCAAGCGCAAGCTCAGCCAGAACCGCAGCGCCGAAGACATTGCCGGCGTGCGCGAAGGTCTGGCCGCCAGCCCCGACATCAACGACCAAACCCTTGCCCAATTGATGCGTTAAGGAAAACCCCATGAGTCAGATCGAGATCCGTCAGGTCAGCGCCGACGACCACACCGCCTGGCTGCCGCTGTGGCAGGCCTACCTGCGCTTTTACAACACCGAATTGCCGGACGCCGTAACGCACAGCACCTGGCAGCGTTTCC of the Pseudomonas sp. Seg1 genome contains:
- a CDS encoding ankyrin repeat domain-containing protein; the protein is MALFRYCAQRVVLAALINLPMAAHAIELNWWGLPPKAVVDKPEYARTIIPMPTAAETPTPSVGLLSGFRGLFYLNVYRDQDYRERTQKLGPIPLLTAEEFHSCITEFQYLNLGSSASRTDIAPGIVVDTLAFDCVKSSGWETKRYLLIDSRAPGTPLLALGRIRNDHLLSFQPLQDTPAAVLDTWLKGVEGARGARGAMRYQVPDAPLSIEVDPKPYLAGDGALELWELHRQLSQASDKGPGLKKVDELFLNQDFRRIGADQPEFIGQLNDIAYWKSQLAPDEGSRQWLLEVVRRAPQRIPVYLNLADQAWQYYEKAPTYTTQYALAQEYYRIYCGLRLQRNLSVPERVLQNLGLTQADPQACQAQWPLIEAVDNQDEPRVRQLLDSGLQAKTLGEDGRSALLHALDAPNFAIARLLLERGAETHGINGSEPLVMQALNKDLKADKDPQQAQRTQFLLNAGAAIDEPDARGKTLLMQRASAKDEEVFNWLFKHPQNLDLRESEEQRTALYEAIYRNNYPAAKRLVDAGAQLNFLYPSGRCYKGDRLDSVLYLLASQAPRSNIDKELDHQQMLGLFTLMLEKGADPTLGNDCSGDAYSKLRKVLEQRERPDWLAALDRHQATTDKNASRP
- a CDS encoding FMN-binding negative transcriptional regulator translates to MYTPRAFAIDELSQLHELILATRLAILVTHGENGLQASHVPVLLHCEQGENGTLYGHLAKANPQWKDLRDGAEAMLIFAGPDAYVSPGFYPSKAEHGRVVPTWNYIAVHAYGHAETFSDGGRLLDIVSTLTDRHEAGRAQPWKVDDAPADYIDGMLKAIVGFAIPIDRLEGKRKLSQNRSAEDIAGVREGLAASPDINDQTLAQLMR
- a CDS encoding histone deacetylase family protein, translating into MLTIYSDDHHLHHGRCELIDGQLKPCFEMPSRADHVLQRVQNQHLGPVEAPKDFGLEPIARIHSRDYLDFFKGAWARWTEFNTDGDLLPYTWPARTLRAIKPTSLHGQLGYYSFDGGAPITAGTWQAAYSAAQVALTAQAAIQHGARSAFALCRPPGHHAASDLMGGYCYLNNAAIAAQAFLDQGHQKVAILDVDYHHGNGTQSIFYERSDVLFTSIHGHPEAEFPFFLGYDDERGEGAGEGFNFNYPLPAGSGWDVWSAALDQACNEIDRYGADIIVVSLGVDTFKDDPISQFKLDSPDYLAMGKRIAALGKPTLFVMEGGYAVEEIGINAVNVLEGFESAQ
- a CDS encoding PLP-dependent aminotransferase family protein, whose product is MPDATTLSMPFNPAGIELDRRQGLTRQLYQALRLRVLDGRLASGTRLPASRDLALALGISRNSVVRAYDQLYAEGFIEGKVGDGTYVAQLPQTASLDKKLSTKVSTGFSTGLPTALSTNWLDLPVDPSSKVIHSDAMSRVQNNHLARPPSGPPRAFRVGVPAFDLFPFDVWAKLNAAFWRKPDLQQLCYGDPAGDARLRSLIAAYLRSSRGLQCTAEQIVITSGAQQGISLCAQLLVAPGDGVGIENPGYRAAGHAFAVAGGRLRGIAVDEEGIDCAALSAASDCRVAYVTPSHQYPTGVVMSLARRLELLAWAERTQGWIVEDDYDGEYRYTGAPLAPLAALDRQGRVLYVGTFGKVAFPALRLGYLVLPPGLVDAFSQRRAVDVRHSEVSTQAVMAEFMAAGHFQRHIRRMRRAALSRRNALLDGWPTGIAGVGKLPAVSAGLHLTVPVESIAREQQLIEQAARVDVEINGLSHYWLPDSSTASDQRAGLVLGFAAVPEPAIRAALTRLQQAWQEGKTALRPI
- a CDS encoding DUF6543 domain-containing protein, which codes for MPEISLPSAVDVLTQLVTGPSLREVATQALRPELKTLYPNLNIDPQLAMVVTPTWIVKDDRVVSGGDQVESLTDVLVRLGLSGTTVTYLDDEHFLTLHPGSESAFQLPVEVDALASLLNELAPLLFVAYREQQVDYWNRHTSPAHPRWYQLSDALRNLWNVDASLGWDADQQAMAHAVFRHPDKHQRLSGDKYKTRACLIDLDQGDGEKRTHVHVLDTAVLVGTHEKRTLIVTHSLVNGFRRFDSMEALGDALPRRYRENTAAGDLHWRLFEPDGNFFDHQACTLIALEADALGEINFFAGSTLNNLFPHNGTAGDHSEPAPRLKPHVDRLQPMLPSWLDNANAADQTSFSRHLLDLTVVQHQNAGKSFQSEVASLDTFTREALTRQIRKDHPKAGEVKIDEIEISITSLDVWGTFVVPFNSENQTFSLSELTLQNLEGMPLGNKTVRYRDGSALPDWLTVAYVEKLVTTVNIGKTYPAYLQKLLVDDSVQASALQKLYVRQLPIELPMLALQHKIRGEAGIDEQGYRYLLAALGDSAEDRVVDGQEIIISPLAFNAHHISSRADTVVNMFVIGPRQTDKGPYLLYRPLFEKPLIQYPSRTNLLYAIKHSRLLRESVLAWLPDDVRFNYSQYVFPAKMPSVWVIPQAVVNPVTAVDMLGVAQLHTRAITDDVLQTLHKANVEAILTQADRQTVSNAEARWASVKHGGWMLFNAALPFLGRGISTAAWIWQILDDLQEVSDGANQPTGKIAWTALADILLALGMVLAHRAAVGKAPRREIISAAETAERLLPTVVPEVVKPVRLPDVTTLELPVGHDTSLNASVALARSGPSLESLLDSLKTTKPKDLGTATTEGLHRHLFAHQKKWYAPVGKRWFEVQLNDNGDVQIIDSHQVPTRTGPLLTVTAGGRWVIDLRLRLRGGALRSRIAQARLEKQQKLAQLKSDISAFDLTMQPKQDTLADFHTALLEALPEKVEETRKQYLDTLESQLSEYTAHIDQLKALNLAEPVPNYRTAMIDRLTMQMFLCHSWFIERNLDYSTTLTATTDLFDHNATAQADHVAAFEKLNELTGKFIAKLEFAHTRFDELKLLGKEGVETQRRYQAKLPAYEINDLKMLEISLAQRLCLKAGPPESAADARIALEDVIEDAALNIQSSMDLSTDENLDNLAERIEATSNLAEQFTAIDQRFVDLLVEYPEHFQPERMAQVRKQINAFSEATVNRLGNLLRDQLLLGPKPGPSRPRTNFGKKIIKTRYKGTLVGEVRKSADGQDTDLVDVRAKVSGRLIATFHEKTPGEWVERVTPKTSPTPSRPNLKNSLAVGQTLIDDLPAFHKRTDGHIKRAKRIPAEAESLYQVHAVTLRSAREAIDQALIASNETADRVASTLVDALDSAAAALDKKGRKTRITLIKQQPPTAAHVQWLNNVGEVKISKTVSRRRLKGPKDFLDEYEISDARTGAALWYAHIHYDNATAPATASTARHMKTLEQRRLGGAYDMRNLSNQELIKIHRSAMTPKLAEELFFPPAKPAATASVLP